From a region of the Lactuca sativa cultivar Salinas chromosome 4, Lsat_Salinas_v11, whole genome shotgun sequence genome:
- the LOC111902163 gene encoding transcription factor MYB30, which translates to MVRAPYFDKNGLKKGAWSDNEDQKLRAYIEKYGHSNWRKLPKLAGLSRCGKSCRLRWVNYLHPNINRGNYTDEEEDLIISLHHSLGNKWSKIAAKLPGRSDNDVKNHWHTHLRKRVNQKPTVSYSGKEMVQNPKCSKEKGVLKVSDLKDRDEVELLLSVLSAESSSDANKEQSSPSSSNSLDHVASNGYSSQPLIEEPVEDFWRMGGDFFMEAMDLMNHYDQLRSYDDSSTSGDHDSIMTDDCLWSANGFLWS; encoded by the exons ATGGTTAGGGCACCCTATTTCGACAAAAACGGATTGAAAAAAGGAGCATGGAGCGATAACGAAGATCAGAAGCTGAGAGCGTATATCGAGAAATACGGTCATTCAAACTGGCGCAAGCTCCCCAAGTTAGCTG GGTTATCAAGATGTGGAAAGAGTTGCAGGCTTAGATGGGTTAATTATCTTCATCCAAATATAAATCGTGGAAATTAcacagatgaagaagaagatctcATTATCAGCTTACACCACAGTCTTGGTAACAA ATGGTCGAAAATCGCTGCAAAATTACCAGGAAGAAGTGATAATGACGTAAAGAACCATTGGCACACTCATTTGCGTAAACGTGTAAATCAAAAGCCTACTGTCTCATACTCGGGAAAAGAAATGGTCCAGAATCCTAAGTGCAGTAAAGAAAAAGGTGTTCTAAAAGTTTCTGATTTGAAAGATAGAGATGAAGTTGAATTATTATTGTCAGTTTTATCTGCGGAATCATCATCTGATGCAAACAAGGAACAATCGTCGCCGTCATCTTCAAACAGCTTGGATCATGTGGCTTCGAATGGCTACTCATCACAAccgttaattgaagaaccagttGAGGATTTCTGGAGAATGGGTGGTGATTTTTTTATGGAAgctatggatttgatgaaccacTATGACCAGTTGCGGAGCTATGACGATTCTTCAACTTCTGGTGATCATGATAGTATCATGACTGATGACTGTTTATGGTCAGCAAATGGATTTCTATGGTCATGA
- the LOC111902168 gene encoding probable protein S-acyltransferase 15, producing MKWRRFVLFPILAVLVLMEMVYYGTVFIFLDDWLGLQSPTGWINAVIFTLLASFTLFSFFVSVLTDLGGVPSGYFLDIEENDGSDQESRYVEALKKRCEKCPAYKPPRAHHCRVCRRCVLKMVGMKD from the exons ATGAAATGGCGAAGATTTGTATTGTTCCCTATTCTAGCAGTTTTGGTACTAATGGAAATGGTCTATTATGGTACGGTTTTCATATTTCTTGATGATTGGTTAGGGTTACAGAGCCCAACAGGTTGGATAAACGCCGTGATCTTCACTTTGTTGGCATCGTTCACTCTTTTCTCGTTTTTCGTCTCCGTTCTCACTGATCTTGGTGGTGTCCCATCTGGGTATTTCCTTGATATTGAGGAAAATGATGGCTCAGATCAAGAATCGAGATACGTT GAAGCACTTAAAAAAAGATGTGAGAAATGTCCTGCATACAAGCCTCCAAGAGCACACCATTGTCGAGTTTGCAGAAGGTGTGTCTTAAAAATGGTGGGTATGAAAGATTGA